Part of the Jatrophihabitans sp. GAS493 genome, GCGGATTTGCGAGCGGCGATAGGGTGTACGGGTTCCATCCGGTGGGGGGTGGGGTAATCGGCAGCCCGCAGGCCTTTGGTGCCTTGCAGTCTCGGTTCGAGTCCGAGCCCCCCAGCAATGACTCCAAACGCAGCGAACCCGTCAAGACAACTTAGGATCACCCCGTGAGCCCCGATATGCCGTCACCCCCAGTGACGGCGGTCGTCCTCGCGGCCGGGGAGGGCACCCGGATGAAATCGCCCCGGCGGGCAAAGGTGCTGCACGGCTTCGCCGGCCGATCCCTGCTCGGTCACGCCCTCGCCGCCCTCGATGCGGTCGCCCCGGCCCGCACCCTGGTGGTGGTCGGCCACCGCCGTGACGAGGTGATCGCCCACCTCGCCGAGATAGCCCCCGCCGCGACGCCCGTCGTGCAGGAGGAGCAGAAGGGCACCGGCCACGCCGTGCAGGTCGCGCTGGCCGCCGCCGATACCGCGGCGACGGCCCGGTCGGGCGAGATCGTGCTGGTCATCCCGGCCGATGCGCCCCTGCTCAGCGGCCAGACCCTGCAGCGGCTGGTCAGCGAGCAGGCGAACTCCGACTCGGCCGCCACCATGCTGACCGCCCTCGTCGAGGATCCAACCGGCTACGGTCGGGTGCTGCGGCGCCAGGACGGAGGCGCCCGCGATGCGGTGGCCGGGGTGGTCGAACATGCCGACGCCACCGCGACCCAGCGCGAGATCCGCGAGGTCGCGGCCAGCGTCTACGCCTTCGACGCCGCGCTGCTGCGGACCGCACTGGACCGGCTGAGCAGCGACAACGCGCAGGGCGAGCTCTACCTCCCGGATGTCATCGGCATTTTCAGCGGTGACGGGTTGCCGGTGCGGGCGGTGGTCACCGTGGAGGAGGAGACGGCCGGGGTGAACACCCGAGCTCAGCTCGCCGACGCGCACCGCCACTACAACGCCCGCCTGCTGCGCCGGCACATGGAGGCCGGGGTGACCGTCATCGACCCGGCAACCACCTGGGTCGACGCCGACGTCACCCTCGAAGTGGACGTGACGCTGCGCCCGTCAGTGGAGCTCTTCGGCGCCACCAGCATCGCGTCCGGGGCCAGCATAGGCCCGGACGTCTCCCTCACCGACTGTCAGGTGGGCGAGGAGACTCGGATCTCACGGGCCGTCGCAGTGAGCGCGCGGATCGGCGCCCGCTGCGAGATCGGACCCTTCGCCTATCTGCGACCGGGCACCGACTTGGCCGACGAGGTGAAGATCGGCACCTACGTCGAGGTGAAGGGCAGCGACATCGGAACCGGCAGCAAGGTGCCGCATCTCAGCTACGTCGGCGACGCCAGCATCGGCGAGCAGACCAACATCGGCGCCGCTTCGGTCTTCGTCAACTATGACGGTGTGACCAAACGCCGGTCGGTGATAGGTAGCCACGCACGCACCGGGGCTGACAACATGTTCGTTGCACCGGTAAACGTCGGCGACGGCGCGTACACCGCCGCCGGATCGGTGATCACCACGGATGTGCCGCCCGGTGCGATGGCGGTCGCTCGGGCTCGGCAGCGCAACGTCGAGGGCTGGGTGGCCCGCAGTCGGGCCGGAACCGACGCCGCCCGAGCCGCCGAACTCGCGCAAGCACAGCACGATCAGCCAGACTCGACAAACAGCGACGATCACGAACCGACCTGAGGACGACCTAGAGCATGAGCACCCTGGAACTTGCCGGCCGCAAAAGCATGATGCTGCTCTCCGGTCGCGCGTATCCGGAGCTGGCCCACGAGATCGCCGCCGAGCTCGGCGTCACGGTCACCCCGACGACGGCCCGTGACTTCGCCAACTCCGAGACGTTCATCAAGCCGGACGAGTCGGTGCGCGGAAGCGATGCCTTCGTCATCCAGTCGTTCACCAGCCCGATCAACCACTGGGTGATGGAGACGCTGATCCTCGTCGACGCCCTCAAGCGCGCGTCGGCCAAGCGCATCACCGTTGTGGCGCCGTTCTATCCCTACGCCCGGCAGGACAAGAAGCACCGCGGCCGCGAGCCGATCTCGGCCCGCCTGATGGCTGACCTCTTCAAGACCGCCGGGGCTAACCGACTGATGTCGATCGACCTGCACACCGCCCAGATCCAGGGCTTCTTCGACGGCCCGGTCGACCACATCTTCGCGCTCCCCGTGCTCTCCCAGCACATCAAGCGCAAGTACGCCGGCGTCGACTTCACCGTCGTGTCGCCGGACACCGGCCGGGTCCGCGTCGCCGAGCAGTGGGCCGACCGGATGGGCGGCGCGCCGATCGCATTCGTGCACAAGACCCGCGATCCCCTGGTGGCCAACAAGGTCGTCGCCAATCGGGTCGTCGGCGACGTCAGCGGCCGGCGTTGCCTGCTGATCGACGACATGATCGGCACCGGCGGCACCATCGTGAAGGCCTCCGAGGTGCTCTTCAGCGCCGGTGCGGCCGAGGTCATCGTGGCGGCCACCCATGGCGAGCTCGCCGGCCCGGCGGCCAAACTGCTGAGCGAGAGCCGCATCTCCGACGTCATCGTGACCAACACACTGCCGATCCGCCCCGAGCAGGAGTTCGAGAAGCTCTCGGTCCTCTCCATCGCCCCGATCATCGCCCGTGCCATCCGAGCGGTCTTCGAGGACGGCTCGGTCACCAGCCTCTTCGACGGCCAGAGCTAGTCCGTACGGCCGCCGGGTCAGCCGACTGGGTCAGCCGACTCGAGCCGATGCGATCCGGGCGAAGCCGGCGACGTCGATCGTCTCGCCCCGCGCGGTCGGGGCGACCCCGGCCGCGAGCAGGATCTCCTCGGCCCGAGCCGGCGAGCCGGCCCACTCCCCCAGCACCGAACGCAGCATCTTGCGGCGCTGCGAGAAGGCCAGATCGATCACCGTGAAGACATCGGCCCGGGTGACGCCATCAGGCAGCGGCGGGGACTCGTGGGCGGTGATCCGCACCAGGCCTGAATCGACGTTCGGGACCGGCCAGAAGACCGCGCGCGGCACGGCACCGGCCCGCTCGGCCCGGCCGTACCAGGCTGTCTTGACGCTCGGGACGCCGTAGACCTTGGACCCCGGGGGCGCGGCGAGGCGATCGGCGACCTCGGCCTGCACCATCACCAGCGCGCTGCGCAGCGTCGGGAAACGCTGCAACAGCGAGAGCAGCACCGGAACCCCGACGTTGTAGGGAAGGTTGGCCACCAGCGCCGTCGGTGGCCGTCCGTCGATCTCGGTGACCTGCAGGGCGTCGGCGGTGATGACACGCAGGCGTGGAGCCCGCTCAGGAGCCCGCTCAGCGACCGTGAGCGGTAGTTGGCGGGCCAGGGTGGGGTCGATCTCGATCGCCACCACACGCTCAGCCTCATCCAGCAGCCCGAGAGTCAGCGATCCGAGCCCGGGACCGACCTCGATCACCACCGCGTCGGGCGGCAGTGCGGCGGTGCGCACGATGCGCCGGATCGTGTTCGGGTCGTGCAGAAAGTTCTGCCCGAGCGACTTGGTCGGGCGCAGCTGCAGGTGGGCGGCGAGGGCGCGGATCTCCGCCGGCCCCAGCAACTGCGATTGACTCACCGGGCGACCGCGGCGAGAGGGTTAGTACCAGCCGCTGGACTGCGAGTGGCCCCAGGCGCCGCACGGAGTGTCATAGCGGCCGGTGATGTAGGAGAGGCCCCACTTGATCTGGGTGGCGGCGTTGGTGCGCCAATCGGAGCCGAAGGCCCCCATCTTGCTACCCGGCAGCGCCTGCGGGATGCCGTAGGCGCCACTGGAGTTGGAGGCGTTCACCCGCCAGCCACTCTCCCGGCTCCACAGCTTCACCAGGCAGGAGAACTGGTCGTCACCCATGCCCCGGGCGGCGAGCATCTGCTGGGCGATGGCCTTGGCCGAACCCGGCGTCACGGTCGCGGCCACAGCGGCCGCGGCGGCCGAGGCCTCGGCGGCGGCGGCAGCAGCGGCGGCCTCAGCGGCCGGGTCCTTGGTGCCGACGACCTGAACCTGGGCCACCGGGGCCGAGGTGACGGTCTTGGATTGGGCGGTCTTACCGACGACCACACCGTCGAGGTAGACGACGGAGTAGGTGACCGTTGCGGTACCCGGCTTACCGGCCTTGGTGATCTTCAGGTTTCCCTGGGTCAGGGTGGCGTCCTTCTTGGAGGTGACGCCGAAGGGGACCGGGACCGTCGACTTGATGACCCCGGTGGTGACGCGCTGGACTAGAACCTGCTCGCCGTCCACCGGTGCACTGGTGAGCGGCACCGAGACCTGATCCTTCGGGCCGACCGAGATGTCGTACTGGCTGAGCAGACCGGCCACCGTCGCCTGGGTCGTCTTCACCTGCATCGGGTCACCGCCGACGACGATGGTGACGTTCTTGGGCGTACGCATGTTGATCGTCGTCGGGTTCAGCGGCAGGCGCT contains:
- a CDS encoding ribose-phosphate diphosphokinase; translation: MSTLELAGRKSMMLLSGRAYPELAHEIAAELGVTVTPTTARDFANSETFIKPDESVRGSDAFVIQSFTSPINHWVMETLILVDALKRASAKRITVVAPFYPYARQDKKHRGREPISARLMADLFKTAGANRLMSIDLHTAQIQGFFDGPVDHIFALPVLSQHIKRKYAGVDFTVVSPDTGRVRVAEQWADRMGGAPIAFVHKTRDPLVANKVVANRVVGDVSGRRCLLIDDMIGTGGTIVKASEVLFSAGAAEVIVAATHGELAGPAAKLLSESRISDVIVTNTLPIRPEQEFEKLSVLSIAPIIARAIRAVFEDGSVTSLFDGQS
- a CDS encoding ubiquitin-like domain-containing protein, with the translated sequence MKLGIYGAVLVGLVGGCVAWTAVDKTITLKVDGQTRTIHTVADNVDGVLASAGYKIASHDVVAPDANDSVSDGQTVILKRGRLLHLTIDGTSKDIWVTAPTVADALAELGYSSSNFSSVSRDKRLPLNPTTINMRTPKNVTIVVGGDPMQVKTTQATVAGLLSQYDISVGPKDQVSVPLTSAPVDGEQVLVQRVTTGVIKSTVPVPFGVTSKKDATLTQGNLKITKAGKPGTATVTYSVVYLDGVVVGKTAQSKTVTSAPVAQVQVVGTKDPAAEAAAAAAAAEASAAAAAVAATVTPGSAKAIAQQMLAARGMGDDQFSCLVKLWSRESGWRVNASNSSGAYGIPQALPGSKMGAFGSDWRTNAATQIKWGLSYITGRYDTPCGAWGHSQSSGWY
- the glmU gene encoding bifunctional UDP-N-acetylglucosamine diphosphorylase/glucosamine-1-phosphate N-acetyltransferase GlmU encodes the protein MPSPPVTAVVLAAGEGTRMKSPRRAKVLHGFAGRSLLGHALAALDAVAPARTLVVVGHRRDEVIAHLAEIAPAATPVVQEEQKGTGHAVQVALAAADTAATARSGEIVLVIPADAPLLSGQTLQRLVSEQANSDSAATMLTALVEDPTGYGRVLRRQDGGARDAVAGVVEHADATATQREIREVAASVYAFDAALLRTALDRLSSDNAQGELYLPDVIGIFSGDGLPVRAVVTVEEETAGVNTRAQLADAHRHYNARLLRRHMEAGVTVIDPATTWVDADVTLEVDVTLRPSVELFGATSIASGASIGPDVSLTDCQVGEETRISRAVAVSARIGARCEIGPFAYLRPGTDLADEVKIGTYVEVKGSDIGTGSKVPHLSYVGDASIGEQTNIGAASVFVNYDGVTKRRSVIGSHARTGADNMFVAPVNVGDGAYTAAGSVITTDVPPGAMAVARARQRNVEGWVARSRAGTDAARAAELAQAQHDQPDSTNSDDHEPT
- the rsmA gene encoding 16S rRNA (adenine(1518)-N(6)/adenine(1519)-N(6))-dimethyltransferase RsmA — translated: MSQSQLLGPAEIRALAAHLQLRPTKSLGQNFLHDPNTIRRIVRTAALPPDAVVIEVGPGLGSLTLGLLDEAERVVAIEIDPTLARQLPLTVAERAPERAPRLRVITADALQVTEIDGRPPTALVANLPYNVGVPVLLSLLQRFPTLRSALVMVQAEVADRLAAPPGSKVYGVPSVKTAWYGRAERAGAVPRAVFWPVPNVDSGLVRITAHESPPLPDGVTRADVFTVIDLAFSQRRKMLRSVLGEWAGSPARAEEILLAAGVAPTARGETIDVAGFARIASARVG